Proteins encoded by one window of Myxococcus guangdongensis:
- a CDS encoding M24 family metallopeptidase — protein sequence MTLLKWAALPLLLLSACSTSRCAQTRDEKPRLLPMSQQIALREGWLQKRHGMLLEMMRRHGVGMWIIVNEEFHDDPLTQYVAPPRPYAGNRDVFVFVDAGAEGLRRVALTGYAEEAVLQFFETPEEGKSAPEFLAELDARHQPKAIALGIDGKRGVTRSLTRDGYAWVLEALGPKAEARFVSAAPLIEEYLDTRLPEEWEHYRGLVELTDEVVKEAFSSKVVVPGKTTVGDVRRWLYDRLWALGVSTWFQPDMRVQRKGGVSSKSRGFLAVTKEDVVIERGDLIHVDFGISYLGLHTDWQKMAYVLREGETDAPEGLKQALANTNTLQDVLMVETSRPGRSSADVYDATMAKMDELGITAQVYSHPLGNQGHALGASIDFRSSTRKEAPKLLREGSYIAIELNTSTPVPEWDGQKVAVMEEDPAYLTQEGWKFFVPRQEAFYLIK from the coding sequence ATGACCCTGCTGAAGTGGGCGGCCCTGCCGCTCCTGTTGTTGTCCGCGTGTTCGACGTCCCGGTGTGCTCAGACCCGCGACGAGAAGCCCCGGCTGTTGCCCATGTCGCAGCAGATTGCGCTGCGGGAGGGCTGGCTGCAGAAGCGCCACGGAATGCTGCTGGAGATGATGCGCCGCCATGGCGTGGGCATGTGGATCATCGTCAACGAGGAGTTCCATGATGATCCGCTGACGCAGTACGTGGCGCCGCCGCGCCCGTACGCGGGCAACCGGGACGTCTTCGTCTTCGTGGACGCGGGAGCCGAGGGGCTGCGGCGCGTGGCGCTGACGGGCTACGCGGAGGAGGCGGTGCTCCAGTTCTTCGAGACGCCCGAGGAGGGCAAGTCCGCGCCGGAGTTCCTGGCGGAGCTGGACGCGCGCCACCAGCCGAAGGCGATTGCGCTGGGCATCGACGGCAAGCGGGGCGTGACGCGCAGCCTGACGCGGGACGGGTATGCGTGGGTGCTGGAGGCGCTCGGGCCGAAGGCGGAGGCGCGCTTCGTGAGCGCCGCGCCGCTCATCGAGGAGTACCTGGACACGCGGCTGCCCGAGGAGTGGGAGCACTACCGGGGGCTGGTGGAGCTGACGGACGAGGTGGTGAAGGAGGCCTTCTCCTCGAAGGTGGTGGTGCCGGGGAAGACGACGGTGGGGGACGTCCGCCGGTGGCTCTACGACAGGCTGTGGGCGCTGGGCGTGAGCACGTGGTTCCAGCCGGACATGCGCGTGCAGCGCAAGGGCGGGGTGAGCTCCAAGTCGCGCGGCTTCCTCGCGGTGACGAAGGAGGACGTCGTCATCGAGCGGGGCGACCTCATCCACGTGGACTTCGGCATCAGCTACCTGGGGCTGCACACCGACTGGCAGAAGATGGCCTATGTGCTGCGCGAGGGTGAGACGGACGCGCCCGAGGGCTTGAAGCAGGCGCTGGCCAACACGAACACGCTCCAGGACGTGTTGATGGTGGAGACGTCTCGGCCGGGGCGCTCGTCGGCGGATGTGTATGACGCGACGATGGCGAAGATGGACGAGCTGGGAATCACGGCGCAGGTCTACAGCCACCCGCTGGGAAACCAGGGCCACGCGCTGGGCGCGTCCATCGACTTCCGCTCGTCGACGCGCAAGGAGGCGCCGAAGCTGTTGCGCGAGGGCTCATACATCGCCATCGAGCTCAACACGTCCACGCCGGTGCCGGAGTGGGATGGGCAGAAGGTCGCGGTGATGGAGGAGGACCCGGCCTATCTCACGCAGGAGGGCTGG